One window of Staphylococcus chromogenes genomic DNA carries:
- the nfsA gene encoding oxygen-insensitive NADPH nitroreductase: protein MSEHVYELAKKHHSVRKFKPNAIDRDIVRKLIEAGQMASTSSFLQTTSVIGVEDLEKKESLREVSGQPYVVENGYLLVFVIDYHRHKLVSQKRDAELESSFETAEGLLVGTVDAALMAQNIALTAEDMGYGIVYLGSLRNDVERVREILGLPEYTFPLFGMAIGEPAEDENGAPKPRLPLDHVFHIDEYEREDQKLAEQIEAYDETVSNYYKTRTNGERTETWSEQIAQFMGSKQRLEMLEWLQLSGFNKK from the coding sequence AGCTAAAAAACATCATTCTGTACGTAAATTTAAGCCAAATGCCATTGATCGCGATATCGTTCGAAAGTTAATTGAGGCAGGGCAAATGGCGTCGACTTCAAGTTTTCTACAAACGACTTCTGTGATTGGTGTAGAAGATCTTGAAAAGAAAGAATCTTTAAGAGAAGTATCAGGACAGCCGTATGTGGTTGAAAATGGTTATTTGCTTGTTTTTGTCATTGATTATCACCGTCACAAGCTTGTAAGCCAAAAACGGGATGCAGAGTTAGAAAGCAGTTTTGAAACAGCGGAAGGATTATTAGTCGGAACTGTAGATGCTGCTTTAATGGCGCAAAATATTGCTTTAACTGCAGAAGATATGGGGTATGGTATCGTTTATTTAGGTTCTCTCCGTAATGATGTAGAACGTGTGCGTGAGATTTTAGGTTTACCTGAGTACACATTCCCATTATTCGGCATGGCCATCGGAGAACCGGCAGAGGACGAGAATGGCGCGCCGAAACCACGCCTACCGCTTGATCATGTTTTCCATATTGATGAATATGAGCGCGAGGATCAAAAACTTGCAGAACAAATTGAAGCGTATGATGAAACGGTCTCAAACTATTATAAAACACGCACGAACGGCGAACGTACGGAAACATGGTCAGAACAAATCGCACAATTTATGGGAAGTAAACAACGCTTAGAAATGCTTGAATGGCTTCAATTATCAGGCTTCAACAAAAAATAA